The following coding sequences lie in one Cyanobacterium sp. Dongsha4 genomic window:
- a CDS encoding RNA polymerase sigma factor SigF: protein MTTLKTHSEYKQENEKLFVNYRQNHDLKIRNQILELNMGLVRKEVCHWLNQCQENYDDLLQVGCIGLIRAIDRYDIEKGFAFSSFAVPYVRGEIQHYLRDKGYSIRIPRRCLELKNQSNRIVRKLRNELNRQPTDQEIARELGVSLQEWHDVKLAHQNREPISLDINANDEDERSTLGDCLPDHQYRSFQLAQEDKIRLQNALYQLEDGTRKVLEFVFLQDLTQKETADILGVSVITVSRRIKKGIVKMRNLIKLDEF from the coding sequence ATGACTACTTTAAAAACACACTCTGAATATAAACAAGAAAACGAGAAACTTTTTGTAAATTATCGACAAAATCATGATTTGAAGATAAGAAACCAAATTTTAGAGTTAAATATGGGATTGGTGCGCAAAGAAGTGTGTCATTGGTTGAATCAGTGTCAGGAGAATTATGATGATTTATTACAGGTAGGTTGTATTGGTTTAATCAGAGCAATTGATCGCTACGATATAGAAAAAGGTTTTGCATTTAGTTCTTTTGCTGTTCCTTATGTCAGAGGAGAAATACAACATTATTTAAGAGATAAAGGCTATTCTATTCGGATTCCTCGTCGTTGCTTAGAATTAAAGAATCAGTCTAACCGCATTGTGAGAAAACTCAGAAATGAATTAAATAGACAGCCTACAGATCAAGAAATTGCAAGGGAATTAGGAGTTTCTTTACAGGAATGGCATGATGTTAAACTAGCCCATCAAAATCGTGAACCGATTAGCTTAGATATTAATGCCAATGATGAAGATGAGCGTAGCACTTTAGGAGACTGTTTACCTGATCATCAATATCGTAGTTTTCAATTAGCACAGGAAGACAAAATTCGTTTACAAAATGCTCTATATCAATTAGAAGATGGCACTCGTAAGGTTTTAGAATTTGTATTTTTACAAGATTTAACCCAAAAAGAAACTGCTGATATTTTAGGGGTGAGTGTAATTACTGTATCCAGAAGAATTAAAAAGGGTATTGTGAAAATGAGAAATTTAATTAAACTCGATGAATTCTAA
- a CDS encoding SpoIID/LytB domain-containing protein, which produces MGKKLILQWLAKFSLLSLLWLIFSPSAQAALELRVAIKKGANSLQIGSSTPAVVKDNAGRVVGQVAGMNSFVSQVQGGNVNLNQWKSNRLWLEPSGDGVVWIGDRWYRGRVLLVPQGKGITAINYVDLEDYLYSVVGAEAIPSWPKDALKAQAVAARTYALYKRNSGRNQLFDLDTTTATQVYKGLSSEYTTTHQAVRETMGEVMTYNNQIILAVFHSSSGGHTENVEDIWVSPLPYLRGVVDYDQNSPVFSWNKSVSPSTMSRIVGGVGNIQALIPQKTTPQGRIVTMRVVGDRTTKNVAGSDLRKALDLRSTLFRVSLGGNSLQVSGRGFGHGLGLSQWGAQYLAQNGVNYRQILAHYYRNAKLSTLKTQ; this is translated from the coding sequence ATGGGTAAAAAATTAATATTACAATGGTTGGCCAAGTTTAGCTTATTATCTTTGCTCTGGTTAATCTTTAGTCCATCTGCCCAAGCCGCTTTAGAATTAAGGGTTGCAATCAAAAAAGGTGCTAATTCTTTACAGATAGGTAGTTCAACCCCGGCAGTTGTAAAAGATAATGCGGGGCGAGTTGTCGGACAAGTTGCAGGGATGAATTCTTTTGTATCTCAAGTACAAGGAGGCAATGTTAATCTTAATCAATGGAAATCCAATCGTTTATGGTTAGAGCCTAGTGGAGACGGGGTTGTCTGGATTGGAGATCGCTGGTATCGTGGGAGAGTGTTATTAGTACCTCAAGGTAAAGGAATTACAGCAATTAACTATGTGGATTTAGAGGATTATCTATATAGTGTTGTCGGTGCAGAGGCTATTCCTAGTTGGCCTAAAGACGCACTGAAAGCTCAAGCCGTGGCCGCCAGAACTTATGCTCTATATAAACGAAATAGTGGACGTAATCAACTTTTTGATTTAGATACAACTACCGCTACTCAGGTTTATAAAGGTTTAAGCAGTGAATATACCACCACTCATCAAGCAGTAAGGGAAACCATGGGAGAGGTTATGACTTACAATAACCAAATCATTTTAGCGGTATTTCATTCTTCTTCTGGTGGTCATACTGAAAATGTCGAAGATATTTGGGTATCTCCCTTACCCTATCTTCGAGGAGTAGTCGATTACGATCAAAATTCCCCTGTTTTTAGTTGGAATAAAAGCGTTTCTCCTTCTACCATGAGTAGAATTGTCGGAGGAGTCGGCAATATCCAAGCCCTAATTCCCCAAAAAACTACCCCCCAAGGCAGAATCGTAACTATGAGAGTTGTGGGCGATCGCACTACTAAAAATGTCGCTGGTAGTGATTTACGCAAAGCCCTTGATTTAAGAAGTACATTATTCCGTGTCTCTTTAGGGGGAAATAGCTTACAAGTATCTGGTAGAGGATTTGGTCATGGTTTAGGGTTGAGTCAGTGGGGAGCTCAATATTTAGCCCAAAATGGTGTTAACTATCGTCAAATTTTAGCTCATTATTATCGCAATGCTAAGTTATCTACTTTGAAAACACAATAG